In Collimonas arenae, a single genomic region encodes these proteins:
- a CDS encoding RNA-binding S4 domain-containing protein: MQQLELRLNSDYVELNQLLKLTGVCDSGGAGKALVASGVVSVDGKVELRKTCKIVAGQKVTIGDLLIYVLPRRESK, encoded by the coding sequence ATGCAACAACTAGAATTACGCCTCAACAGCGACTACGTCGAACTCAATCAACTGCTTAAACTGACCGGCGTGTGTGACAGCGGCGGCGCCGGCAAGGCGCTGGTCGCGAGCGGTGTCGTATCGGTCGATGGCAAGGTGGAATTGCGCAAGACCTGCAAAATCGTCGCAGGGCAAAAAGTCACTATCGGCGATCTGCTGATCTATGTGCTGCCGCGGCGCGAGAGTAAATGA
- a CDS encoding DUF924 family protein translates to MTTDILTIRKFWFGEATDDLAAANQQSTLWWGKNPASDQLIKQQFESTLLAAKNMQLTDWDKTPEGALALVILTDQFPRNIYRGTPRSFAFDTLARSFCRIGLQTDFYHALRPIERSFLHLPLTHSELLADQDQAVALASALVEQVPAREKERFFGYLSFAIRHRDIIARFGRFPHRNQILQRQSTPQELIFLQQPGSSF, encoded by the coding sequence ATGACGACAGATATTCTGACGATCAGGAAATTCTGGTTTGGGGAGGCTACGGATGATCTCGCCGCCGCCAACCAGCAGTCCACCCTATGGTGGGGCAAGAATCCTGCCAGCGACCAGCTCATCAAACAGCAGTTTGAAAGCACGCTATTGGCGGCCAAAAATATGCAACTAACCGACTGGGACAAAACTCCGGAAGGGGCATTGGCGCTGGTGATCCTGACCGACCAGTTTCCGCGTAATATCTACCGCGGCACGCCGCGTTCATTCGCCTTCGATACGCTGGCGCGCAGCTTTTGCCGTATCGGGCTGCAAACGGATTTTTATCATGCCTTGCGTCCGATCGAACGTAGCTTCCTGCATTTGCCGCTGACGCATTCAGAATTGCTGGCCGACCAAGACCAGGCGGTGGCGCTCGCCAGCGCGCTGGTCGAGCAAGTGCCGGCCCGCGAGAAAGAACGCTTTTTCGGCTATCTGTCGTTCGCGATTCGGCATCGCGACATCATCGCCCGCTTCGGCCGGTTCCCGCATCGCAACCAAATCCTGCAACGGCAATCGACGCCGCAGGAGCTGATATTTCTGCAACAACCTGGCTCCTCTTTCTGA
- a CDS encoding SDR family oxidoreductase, with product MNNLILMTGATGFLGGANAVEAIHRGLGKNLLLLARAENAAMAHARVIKNLQLLGASATDIAQISVDQILCSDLSELDNVASDPRLDRVSVVIHSAALATFANHPSLEKINVDGTLALGKLMHRRPALKRFMYIGTAMACGEGAGINAVVKENIDLPLGDQHLVAYTRSKAMGEKKLRDIYPDLPVVYVRPSIIVGHTLLGCAPSQSIFWVFMVWQLLGALTTALDEKVDVVPVDWCAQAIIDLAQKDTLSHNVFHISAGVGSCVSFREIDLALAAARGIEPIGATYKQITPDAIATLLPRMRECVPECNDRLLLRALKLYGAFAGLNYVFDNTNLLAEGIRPAPLFTDYLPLCVESAKHIPIAEQMKWDFK from the coding sequence ATGAATAATTTAATTTTGATGACCGGCGCGACCGGCTTTCTCGGTGGCGCAAACGCAGTGGAGGCAATTCATCGCGGGCTAGGTAAAAATCTGTTACTGCTGGCACGTGCTGAAAACGCTGCGATGGCGCACGCCCGAGTCATCAAAAATCTGCAACTGTTGGGCGCAAGCGCAACTGACATCGCGCAAATCAGTGTCGACCAGATTCTCTGCTCGGACTTGTCTGAACTTGACAACGTCGCCAGCGATCCACGCCTGGACCGGGTGTCGGTTGTAATCCATTCTGCGGCGCTTGCCACTTTTGCGAATCATCCTTCGCTGGAAAAGATCAATGTCGACGGTACGTTGGCGCTCGGCAAACTGATGCATCGACGGCCAGCCCTGAAACGCTTCATGTACATCGGTACGGCCATGGCGTGCGGCGAAGGCGCCGGCATCAATGCCGTCGTCAAGGAAAACATCGACTTGCCGCTGGGTGACCAGCATCTGGTGGCCTATACACGCTCCAAGGCAATGGGCGAAAAGAAACTGCGCGACATTTACCCCGATTTGCCCGTAGTTTATGTCAGGCCGTCGATTATCGTCGGCCACACCCTGCTCGGCTGCGCCCCATCCCAAAGCATTTTCTGGGTCTTCATGGTATGGCAACTGCTGGGCGCGCTGACCACGGCTCTCGATGAAAAAGTCGACGTCGTGCCGGTCGACTGGTGCGCGCAAGCGATCATAGATCTGGCGCAAAAAGATACCCTGTCGCACAACGTTTTCCATATCTCGGCCGGCGTCGGTTCCTGCGTCTCGTTCCGCGAGATCGATCTGGCTTTGGCGGCAGCGCGCGGCATCGAACCGATTGGCGCCACCTATAAGCAGATCACGCCGGACGCCATCGCCACGCTGCTGCCACGCATGCGTGAATGCGTTCCGGAATGCAATGACCGCTTGCTGCTACGCGCGCTCAAGCTGTATGGTGCATTTGCCGGCCTGAATTATGTATTTGACAATACAAACCTGTTGGCAGAAGGTATTCGCCCAGCTCCACTGTTTACCGATTACTTACCGCTCTGCGTCGAGTCGGCAAAACATATTCCGATTGCGGAACAGATGAAGTGGGACTTCAAATAG
- a CDS encoding MBL fold metallo-hydrolase, protein MASPQIEVIFDQSTSTFTYVVYEAAGSECAIIDSVLDYDPVAGRTSTAAADRVVEFVRANNLKVQWLLETHAHADHISAAPYLRRQLGGVIAIGDQIRVVQGVFKKVFNLQSEFLLDGAQFDHLFVADEIFYIGNLQAQALHVPGHTPADMAYLVGQEVAFVGDTLFMPDLGSARCDFPGGSASSLYRSVAKLLDLPPATRLFVCHDYPPAGRAPQCEATVTEQRAKNIHVGNGISEEEFIAMRTRRDATLGLPTLMLPSIQLNICAGVLPAPEENGVRYLKIPLDVTL, encoded by the coding sequence ATGGCTAGTCCACAGATAGAAGTGATTTTTGACCAGAGCACCTCCACATTTACCTATGTCGTGTACGAAGCGGCTGGTTCTGAATGTGCGATTATTGATTCGGTGCTTGACTATGATCCGGTGGCCGGCCGTACTTCCACTGCAGCTGCCGATCGTGTAGTTGAATTCGTCCGCGCCAATAACCTGAAAGTGCAATGGCTGCTGGAAACCCATGCGCATGCCGACCACATTTCCGCAGCCCCCTATTTGCGAAGACAGTTGGGTGGCGTCATTGCAATTGGCGACCAAATCCGTGTGGTGCAGGGGGTATTCAAAAAGGTCTTCAACCTGCAGTCTGAATTCTTGCTCGATGGCGCACAGTTCGACCATTTGTTTGTAGCAGACGAAATTTTTTACATTGGTAATTTGCAGGCGCAAGCGCTGCATGTTCCCGGCCATACGCCAGCCGACATGGCTTATCTGGTGGGGCAGGAAGTGGCGTTTGTCGGTGATACCTTGTTCATGCCGGATCTAGGCTCGGCGCGCTGCGATTTTCCTGGCGGCAGCGCCAGCAGTCTGTATCGTTCGGTAGCAAAGTTGCTGGACCTGCCACCCGCCACTCGGCTGTTCGTCTGTCACGATTATCCGCCGGCGGGTCGCGCACCGCAGTGTGAAGCTACCGTGACCGAGCAGCGTGCAAAAAATATCCACGTCGGCAACGGCATTAGCGAAGAAGAGTTCATCGCCATGCGCACCCGTCGCGATGCAACCTTGGGTTTGCCGACCTTGATGCTGCCATCAATTCAATTGAATATCTGTGCCGGGGTCCTGCCGGCGCCTGAGGAAAACGGCGTGCGCTATCTGAAGATTCCCTTGGATGTCACGCTATAG
- a CDS encoding DUF3861 domain-containing protein yields the protein MREHRYRITLEHLATPKQGEPTHAAINFEAGNHDDLFAIIDKVRSKGQFDADTAASLPLGLKLFTEVMLKNRSNPLFAEINQPMRDFIGKLKAQPMAAEA from the coding sequence ATGCGTGAACATCGTTACCGCATTACCCTGGAGCACTTGGCTACGCCGAAGCAGGGCGAGCCGACCCATGCCGCAATAAATTTTGAAGCCGGCAACCACGATGACCTGTTCGCGATCATCGACAAGGTGCGCAGCAAAGGCCAGTTTGACGCCGATACCGCCGCCTCGCTGCCGCTGGGTTTGAAGCTGTTCACCGAAGTCATGCTGAAAAACCGCAGCAACCCGCTGTTTGCAGAAATCAATCAGCCGATGCGCGATTTTATCGGGAAGCTGAAAGCGCAGCCGATGGCAGCAGAAGCATAG
- the sbcB gene encoding exodeoxyribonuclease I, producing the protein MSTHTFLWHDYETFGVQPRRDRPAQFAAIRTDAELNEIGEPIMLYCQPANDFLPDPQSCLITGITPQHCLERGIPEYQFAAQIEKAFSEPGTIGVGYNTIRFDDEVTRFLFWRNLIDPYAREWQNQCGRWDILDVVRTAYALRPDGIEWPKNDEGRPSFRLELLTKANGISHEAAHDALSDVRATIALARLIRQHQPKLFDFCLALHKKDRAGAEIGLPTPRPFLHISGMFPAENGCLAVMWPLGVHPTNKNEILAWDLAYDPSEIFSLDADTVRTRLFSKSADLPEGVTRLPLKSVHLNKSPMVINKLQTLSSDMAARWGIDIPQALKHAEIAAQAPDLGNLWRQVFQRADESVTDVDEDLYGGFVGNNDRRKLNDLRAMTPQKLAAAQLSFDDQRLEELTFRYRARNFPDTLSGDDQERWEEHRAARLFDGEGKARTVEMLFEEIDNLSETADERGEEILGALYDYAEMIAPARE; encoded by the coding sequence ATGTCTACGCACACCTTCCTCTGGCACGACTACGAAACCTTCGGCGTCCAGCCGCGACGAGACCGCCCGGCCCAGTTTGCCGCGATCCGCACCGACGCCGAATTGAACGAGATCGGCGAACCGATCATGCTGTATTGCCAACCTGCAAATGATTTCTTGCCAGATCCGCAGTCTTGCCTGATTACCGGCATCACGCCTCAACATTGCCTGGAGCGAGGCATTCCTGAATACCAGTTCGCCGCCCAGATCGAAAAAGCGTTTTCAGAACCCGGCACCATCGGCGTCGGCTACAACACGATCCGCTTCGACGACGAAGTCACGCGCTTCCTGTTCTGGCGCAACCTGATCGATCCCTATGCGCGCGAATGGCAGAACCAGTGCGGCCGCTGGGATATTCTTGATGTGGTGCGCACCGCCTACGCCTTGCGACCGGACGGCATCGAATGGCCGAAAAACGATGAGGGGCGGCCAAGTTTCCGTTTGGAGCTGTTAACCAAAGCTAACGGCATCAGCCACGAAGCGGCGCATGATGCGCTGTCCGACGTGCGGGCGACGATCGCCCTGGCGCGCCTGATCCGGCAGCACCAGCCGAAACTGTTCGATTTCTGCCTTGCCCTACATAAGAAAGACCGGGCCGGCGCTGAAATCGGCTTGCCGACGCCACGCCCTTTTCTGCATATTTCAGGGATGTTTCCTGCCGAGAACGGTTGCCTGGCTGTCATGTGGCCACTTGGGGTGCATCCAACCAACAAGAATGAAATATTGGCCTGGGACCTGGCCTACGATCCGAGCGAAATATTCTCGCTCGACGCCGATACCGTACGCACCCGCCTGTTCAGCAAATCGGCCGACTTGCCGGAAGGCGTGACCCGGTTGCCTTTGAAGTCAGTGCACTTGAACAAATCGCCGATGGTCATCAACAAGCTGCAAACCCTGTCAAGCGACATGGCGGCGCGTTGGGGCATCGATATCCCGCAAGCCTTGAAACATGCTGAAATCGCGGCGCAAGCACCTGATCTCGGCAACTTGTGGCGTCAAGTGTTCCAGCGTGCGGATGAGAGCGTAACCGATGTCGATGAAGACTTGTACGGCGGTTTTGTCGGCAACAATGACCGTCGCAAGCTCAATGATTTACGCGCCATGACGCCGCAAAAACTGGCGGCCGCGCAGCTCAGTTTTGACGACCAGCGCCTGGAAGAACTTACCTTCCGCTACCGCGCCCGCAACTTCCCCGACACCCTGTCCGGCGACGATCAGGAGCGTTGGGAGGAACACCGCGCCGCCCGCCTGTTCGATGGCGAAGGCAAGGCCCGTACGGTCGAGATGTTGTTTGAAGAAATCGACAATTTGTCGGAAACGGCGGATGAACGCGGCGAAGAAATCCTCGGCGCGCTTTATGACTATGCCGAGATGATTGCGCCGGCGCGCGAGTAA
- a CDS encoding PadR family transcriptional regulator produces MFGHRRGCDRSQMHQGHERQHRGGGMFERGGRREGGRGGRMFEQGSLRLVILNLLQEKPRHGYEVIKAIEELVGGDYSPSPGVIYPTLTLLEEMGYTAIEAEAGGKKLYRITPEGAAFLAANSEALNLALQKLEAAQRASGSSAPELKRAIMNFRMAVHTRLEKGELSQEQIHAIVDAIDAAAVKIERV; encoded by the coding sequence ATGTTTGGTCATAGAAGAGGTTGCGACCGCAGCCAGATGCATCAAGGTCACGAAAGGCAACATCGCGGTGGCGGTATGTTTGAACGTGGCGGGCGCCGTGAAGGCGGCCGCGGCGGGCGCATGTTCGAGCAAGGCAGCTTGCGGTTGGTGATTCTTAACCTGTTGCAGGAAAAGCCACGCCACGGCTACGAAGTCATCAAGGCGATCGAAGAACTGGTCGGTGGCGATTACAGCCCGAGCCCGGGTGTGATCTATCCGACCTTGACGCTACTGGAAGAGATGGGTTACACGGCAATCGAAGCGGAAGCGGGCGGCAAAAAACTGTACCGCATCACGCCAGAAGGCGCGGCGTTTTTGGCTGCCAATAGCGAGGCCCTGAATCTGGCGTTGCAGAAGCTGGAAGCGGCGCAACGGGCATCCGGTAGTTCCGCGCCGGAACTGAAGCGGGCCATCATGAACTTCAGGATGGCAGTGCATACGCGGCTGGAAAAAGGCGAACTCAGCCAGGAGCAGATCCACGCCATCGTTGATGCGATTGATGCCGCTGCTGTAAAGATAGAGAGAGTTTGA
- a CDS encoding bifunctional protein tyrosine phosphatase family protein/NAD(P)/FAD-dependent oxidoreductase — protein MDLHIIKHSELFSTTGQIGTENLSDIAAAGYKSIICNRPDSEDRGRHASSNELAAACEKFGLEFSYLPADATHLSKEHGAALRRLLITMPPPILAFCRTGVRSTNIFRLANLTEDSVPVIQTEEPSDKLQQFEVVIVGAGAAGIAVAASLLRRAPNIQIAMIDPASQHYYQPAWTLVGGGAYDYKKTVRPMASVIPERTQWLQQAVTEFLPDHNRIRLDNGNLIAYQQLIVCPGLRLAWEKIEGLEQTLGQNGVTSNYRYDLAPYTWLLVSQLKQGTAIFSQPAMPVKCAGAPQKAMYLSCDHWLRSGMLNKIKVEFHSAGTVLFGVAAFVPPLMRYIQKYKAQLVFESNLVKVDGDRKLAWFDVKDASGNIVRQEKTFDLLHVVPPQVAPDALRNSALANLDGWCEVDPATLRHVRYRNVFALGDVSSTANAKTVAAIRKQAVVVATNLLAACAGQALSANYDGYGACPLTVEKGKVILAEFGYGGKLLPTFPLDPTVARRSNWLLKTKVLPWVYWTLMLKGREWLTKSSTSGKNS, from the coding sequence ATGGATCTTCATATCATCAAGCATAGCGAGTTATTTTCTACTACCGGTCAAATCGGCACGGAAAACTTGAGCGATATCGCCGCCGCCGGCTACAAGTCAATAATCTGCAATCGCCCGGACAGCGAAGACCGCGGCCGTCATGCCTCCAGCAACGAGCTGGCTGCGGCATGTGAAAAATTCGGCCTGGAATTCAGCTACCTGCCCGCCGACGCTACCCATCTCAGCAAAGAACATGGCGCCGCCCTGCGCCGGCTGCTTATCACCATGCCGCCGCCGATCCTGGCATTTTGCCGCACCGGCGTTCGTTCGACCAACATTTTCCGCCTGGCGAATCTGACCGAGGACTCAGTACCTGTAATCCAGACTGAGGAACCGAGCGACAAATTGCAACAATTTGAAGTCGTGATCGTAGGCGCCGGTGCGGCCGGCATCGCGGTTGCCGCCAGCTTGCTACGACGCGCTCCGAATATCCAGATCGCCATGATCGATCCAGCCAGCCAGCATTATTACCAGCCGGCATGGACACTGGTTGGCGGCGGTGCCTACGATTATAAAAAAACCGTGCGGCCCATGGCTTCGGTGATCCCGGAACGCACACAATGGCTACAACAGGCCGTGACCGAATTCCTGCCAGATCATAACCGCATTCGACTCGACAATGGCAACCTGATCGCCTATCAACAACTGATTGTCTGCCCCGGCCTGCGCCTGGCCTGGGAAAAGATTGAGGGGTTGGAGCAAACGCTGGGGCAGAACGGCGTCACGTCCAACTATCGTTACGATCTGGCGCCTTATACCTGGTTACTGGTGTCGCAATTAAAACAAGGCACCGCGATTTTTTCGCAACCGGCGATGCCGGTCAAATGCGCCGGTGCACCGCAGAAAGCCATGTATTTGTCTTGTGATCACTGGTTACGCTCAGGCATGCTGAACAAGATCAAGGTTGAATTTCATAGCGCCGGGACAGTCCTGTTCGGCGTCGCCGCTTTTGTGCCGCCGCTGATGCGTTATATTCAAAAGTACAAGGCGCAGCTGGTATTTGAATCGAACCTTGTCAAAGTCGACGGCGACAGGAAACTCGCCTGGTTCGATGTCAAGGATGCCTCCGGCAATATCGTGCGCCAGGAAAAAACCTTCGATTTGCTGCATGTAGTGCCGCCGCAAGTAGCGCCCGATGCATTGCGCAACAGCGCGCTGGCCAACCTCGACGGCTGGTGCGAGGTCGATCCTGCCACGCTGCGCCACGTGCGGTATCGCAATGTTTTTGCACTCGGTGATGTCAGCTCGACAGCCAATGCAAAAACGGTTGCCGCAATCCGCAAACAAGCTGTAGTCGTGGCCACCAACCTGCTCGCCGCATGCGCGGGGCAAGCTCTGAGCGCAAACTACGACGGCTATGGCGCATGTCCGCTCACCGTGGAAAAGGGTAAAGTCATACTGGCCGAATTCGGCTATGGCGGCAAATTGCTGCCGACCTTTCCCCTCGACCCTACCGTCGCTCGCCGCAGCAACTGGCTTCTGAAAACCAAGGTGCTGCCGTGGGTCTATTGGACGCTGATGCTGAAAGGCCGGGAGTGGCTGACCAAATCCTCGACATCCGGGAAAAACTCCTAG
- the ypfJ gene encoding KPN_02809 family neutral zinc metallopeptidase — MKWEGNRESDNVEDRRGNDSDGGGGGGFGGRSIGLGTIAIALVASYFFGISPTTVLSLLSGGPVSQPQSQQAPAPNHSNQPEDRQTKFVKTVLADTEDVWTQIFSANGKTYPPPKLVLFSGATPTACGTGQTASGPFYCPGDRKVYIDLSFYKLMQQRFHVSGEFAQAYVIAHEVGHHVQNLMGIMDKVNNAERQMSKAQVNAMSVRMELQADCLAGVWAFHANQARGILEQGDVEGALNAATAIGDDALQKQEQGYVVPDSFTHGTSAQRVRWFKQGVSTGEVKSCNTFEVKAL, encoded by the coding sequence ATGAAATGGGAAGGCAATCGGGAAAGTGACAACGTCGAAGACCGCCGCGGAAATGATAGCGATGGCGGTGGCGGCGGTGGATTTGGCGGACGCTCGATCGGTCTTGGCACGATCGCCATTGCGCTGGTGGCCTCGTACTTCTTCGGCATCAGCCCGACCACCGTCTTGAGCTTGCTGAGCGGCGGACCGGTCAGCCAGCCGCAATCGCAGCAAGCACCCGCCCCCAACCACAGCAATCAGCCTGAAGACCGGCAAACCAAATTCGTAAAAACGGTACTGGCCGACACGGAAGATGTCTGGACCCAGATTTTCAGCGCCAATGGCAAAACGTATCCGCCGCCGAAGCTGGTCTTGTTTTCCGGCGCCACTCCGACCGCATGCGGTACCGGTCAGACTGCTTCCGGACCGTTTTATTGCCCGGGCGACCGCAAAGTCTACATCGATCTCAGTTTTTACAAACTGATGCAGCAGCGCTTCCACGTTTCGGGTGAATTTGCCCAGGCTTACGTGATCGCCCATGAAGTCGGACATCACGTGCAAAACCTGATGGGCATCATGGACAAGGTTAACAATGCCGAACGACAAATGTCCAAGGCACAGGTCAACGCCATGTCGGTCCGGATGGAATTGCAAGCCGACTGCCTGGCGGGCGTCTGGGCCTTTCATGCCAACCAGGCGCGCGGCATCCTTGAGCAAGGCGATGTCGAAGGCGCTTTGAACGCAGCTACCGCCATTGGCGACGACGCCCTGCAAAAGCAAGAGCAAGGATATGTGGTGCCGGACTCCTTCACGCACGGCACGTCAGCACAACGAGTAAGGTGGTTCAAGCAAGGCGTCAGCACCGGTGAAGTCAAATCCTGCAATACCTTTGAAGTAAAGGCACTTTAA
- a CDS encoding acyl-CoA dehydrogenase, translating into MFYWIAALLIGALLLMQLRLGAWVWLGAMLLWIAGGFWLAGIGALAAILLLLLLAMPTLIVAIKPLRHSLLSKPALNVFQRILPRMSQTERDAIEAGTVWWDAELFSGKPAWNKLLQLPAPKLSAEEQDFFDNEVEQLCQLATDWESTEIWQDLSPQAWQFVKEKGFLGMIIPKQYGGKEFSAYMHSQVIMKLSSHCSAAAISVMVPNSLGPAELLLQYGTEAQKDYFLPRLAAGEEIPCFALTSPYAGSDAAAIPDVGVVCVGNYDGQEMLGFKITWDKRYITLGPVATVLGLAFRVQDPDLLLAANGSTEVDLGITCALIPTNHPGVVTGRRHWPLNAVFQNGPTSGKDVFIPLDWVIGGREQIGKGWRMLMECLAAGRAISLPSSTVGFSKLAVRGTSAYAAMRHQFRIPIGKFEGIHEMLARMGGNLYLMDAVRRLSALAVDNGEKPSVISAISKYHVTERGRILVNAGMDVLGGKGICMGPNNFLARSYQQMPIAITVEGANILTRCLIIFGQGAIRCHPYVLKEMAAAGEADQQKALVDFDNAFFDHISFVFANFSRALVAGLSVGSFPAAPRVAPSELRHFYRAVNRMSAAFALLSDTSMFVFGGSLKFRERISGRLGDILSQLYLISSVLKRYEDDGRQQEDLPYVHWAIQDALHQAQEACLGVLDNFPNRILAVLMRVIVFPFGRPYDKPSDALDTAVAKAMQMDGVSRDRLVGDTYLPNAEESPLAFGELAFRLIPLVNAIAARLKPAIMAGTLTAMPQSLIEMSDWITAAAATGAITAEEQQVLEDFARYGDISVQVDDFPQDFNRLESLQARMQALQQA; encoded by the coding sequence ATGTTCTATTGGATCGCAGCGTTGCTTATTGGCGCCTTGCTCTTGATGCAGTTGCGCCTCGGCGCCTGGGTTTGGCTGGGCGCCATGCTGCTCTGGATAGCAGGCGGCTTCTGGCTGGCCGGCATCGGCGCATTGGCAGCGATATTGCTATTACTGCTGCTGGCGATGCCGACCTTGATCGTCGCTATAAAGCCATTGCGCCACAGCTTGCTGAGCAAGCCGGCATTGAATGTTTTCCAGCGCATCTTGCCGCGTATGTCGCAGACCGAGCGCGATGCGATCGAGGCCGGTACTGTCTGGTGGGATGCCGAACTGTTTTCCGGCAAGCCGGCATGGAATAAATTACTGCAACTTCCAGCGCCCAAGCTGAGCGCTGAAGAGCAGGATTTTTTCGATAATGAAGTCGAGCAGCTATGCCAGTTGGCCACGGATTGGGAGAGCACTGAAATCTGGCAGGACCTGTCGCCGCAGGCCTGGCAATTCGTCAAGGAAAAAGGTTTCCTCGGCATGATCATCCCCAAGCAGTATGGCGGCAAGGAATTTTCCGCCTACATGCATTCGCAGGTGATCATGAAACTGTCTTCGCATTGTTCCGCCGCAGCGATTTCAGTAATGGTGCCTAATTCGCTAGGCCCGGCTGAATTGCTGCTGCAATACGGTACAGAAGCACAAAAGGATTATTTCTTGCCGCGCCTCGCCGCAGGCGAGGAAATCCCGTGTTTTGCGCTCACTAGTCCCTACGCCGGCTCCGATGCGGCGGCGATTCCGGACGTGGGTGTAGTTTGCGTAGGAAATTACGATGGCCAGGAAATGCTGGGCTTCAAGATAACCTGGGATAAGCGCTACATTACGCTAGGCCCTGTCGCGACCGTGCTGGGACTGGCGTTCCGGGTGCAGGATCCCGATCTTCTATTGGCGGCCAATGGGAGCACCGAGGTTGATCTCGGTATTACATGCGCTCTGATTCCAACCAACCATCCGGGCGTGGTCACAGGCCGTCGTCATTGGCCGTTGAATGCGGTATTCCAGAACGGTCCGACTTCCGGCAAGGATGTATTCATCCCGCTGGATTGGGTGATCGGCGGCCGCGAGCAGATCGGCAAGGGCTGGCGCATGCTGATGGAGTGCCTGGCCGCAGGCCGTGCAATTTCCTTGCCGTCGTCCACGGTCGGCTTTTCCAAACTGGCGGTGCGCGGCACTAGCGCCTATGCAGCCATGCGGCATCAGTTCAGGATCCCGATCGGCAAGTTCGAGGGCATCCATGAAATGCTGGCGCGCATGGGTGGCAACCTGTATCTGATGGACGCGGTGCGCAGGTTGTCGGCGCTGGCGGTGGATAATGGCGAAAAGCCGTCGGTGATTTCAGCGATCTCGAAATACCATGTCACAGAGCGGGGTCGCATTCTGGTCAACGCCGGCATGGATGTGTTGGGCGGCAAGGGTATTTGCATGGGGCCGAATAATTTCCTGGCGCGCAGCTACCAGCAGATGCCGATCGCGATCACGGTCGAAGGCGCGAACATCCTGACACGCTGCCTGATCATTTTTGGCCAAGGTGCGATCCGCTGTCATCCCTATGTGCTGAAGGAAATGGCGGCGGCAGGCGAAGCAGATCAGCAGAAGGCGCTGGTTGATTTCGACAATGCATTCTTTGACCATATCAGCTTTGTCTTCGCCAATTTTTCACGAGCCCTGGTTGCAGGACTGTCAGTTGGCAGTTTTCCTGCGGCGCCGCGTGTGGCGCCGTCCGAGCTGCGTCATTTCTATCGCGCAGTCAACCGAATGTCGGCGGCGTTCGCGCTGCTGAGCGATACATCGATGTTCGTGTTTGGCGGTTCGCTGAAATTCCGCGAACGGATTTCCGGCCGGTTGGGCGATATCCTGTCGCAGCTGTACCTGATTTCCAGCGTGCTCAAGCGCTATGAGGATGATGGCCGGCAGCAGGAAGATTTACCCTATGTGCATTGGGCGATACAGGATGCCTTGCATCAGGCGCAAGAAGCCTGTCTTGGTGTACTCGATAATTTTCCGAACCGGATCCTGGCAGTCTTAATGCGCGTAATTGTTTTCCCTTTCGGGCGGCCCTACGATAAACCATCCGATGCACTCGACACGGCAGTGGCGAAAGCCATGCAGATGGATGGCGTCAGCCGCGACCGTCTGGTTGGCGATACATATCTGCCAAACGCCGAGGAATCGCCGTTAGCTTTTGGCGAACTGGCTTTCCGGTTGATTCCGCTGGTCAACGCGATTGCAGCACGACTCAAGCCCGCGATCATGGCCGGGACTTTGACGGCGATGCCGCAAAGCCTGATCGAGATGAGCGATTGGATCACTGCCGCTGCGGCCACCGGCGCAATCACGGCCGAAGAGCAGCAAGTGCTGGAAGATTTTGCGCGCTACGGGGATATCAGCGTTCAGGTGGACGATTTCCCGCAAGACTTTAACCGGCTCGAATCGTTGCAGGCGCGAATGCAAGCCTTGCAGCAAGCATAA
- the speG gene encoding spermidine N1-acetyltransferase, protein MTTLVQPGLKLRPLERNDLHFVHQLDNNSTIMRYWFEEPYEAYVELVQLYDQHVHDQTERRFILESDNGEMVGLVELVEITHIHRRAEFQIIVAPSAQGRGYAERATRLAIEYAFCVLNLYKLYLYVDNENHKAIHIYKKCGFELESELKSEFFINGVYRDAIRMCMFQPEYLAKRTS, encoded by the coding sequence ATGACGACTCTCGTGCAGCCGGGCCTTAAATTGCGCCCGCTAGAACGCAACGACCTGCATTTTGTACATCAGCTCGACAACAACAGCACCATCATGCGCTACTGGTTCGAAGAGCCCTACGAAGCGTATGTTGAGTTAGTGCAACTTTATGACCAGCACGTCCACGACCAGACTGAACGCCGCTTTATTCTTGAAAGCGATAACGGCGAGATGGTGGGGCTGGTCGAACTGGTCGAGATCACCCATATCCACCGCCGCGCGGAATTCCAGATCATCGTCGCGCCAAGCGCCCAGGGCCGAGGCTATGCAGAGCGCGCTACCCGGCTGGCGATCGAATATGCATTCTGCGTTCTCAATCTGTATAAGCTGTATTTGTATGTCGACAATGAAAACCACAAGGCGATTCACATCTACAAGAAATGCGGATTTGAGCTGGAAAGCGAATTGAAGAGCGAGTTTTTCATCAATGGCGTTTATCGCGATGCCATCCGGATGTGCATGTTCCAGCCGGAATATCTGGCAAAACGTACTAGTTGA